One segment of Tamlana crocina DNA contains the following:
- a CDS encoding RNA polymerase sigma factor: MAKKLHNNICEERLFSSIYNKYIQDLNDFLYYKYGELLNPQDKAQEAFIKLWQNCSKVSMDKAKSFLFTVANNLMLNEVKHQKVVLKHREVVSSGINNESPEFVLEQKQYLEKYQNALENLSEVQRVAFLLNRVEGKKHSEIAEMLGITLRAARKRIYSAVENLRKEIDGI, translated from the coding sequence TTGGCTAAAAAATTACATAACAACATTTGTGAGGAACGTTTATTTTCGAGTATATACAACAAATATATACAAGATTTAAATGATTTTCTATACTATAAATATGGTGAGCTTTTAAACCCGCAAGACAAAGCCCAAGAGGCCTTTATTAAGCTTTGGCAAAACTGTTCTAAAGTATCTATGGACAAGGCTAAAAGTTTTTTGTTCACCGTTGCAAATAATTTAATGTTGAACGAAGTAAAGCATCAAAAAGTGGTTTTAAAACACCGTGAAGTCGTTTCAAGTGGTATTAATAATGAAAGTCCAGAATTTGTTTTGGAACAAAAACAATATCTTGAAAAATACCAAAATGCCTTAGAAAACCTTTCAGAAGTACAACGTGTGGCTTTTTTGTTAAATAGAGTTGAAGGAAAAAAGCATAGTGAAATTGCCGAAATGCTTGGTATTACATTAAGAGCAGCAAGAAAAAGAATATATAGTGCAGTGGAAAACTTAAGAAAAGAAATAGACGGCATCTAA
- a CDS encoding TonB-dependent receptor has protein sequence MKITLTTILLFLITLVNAQEAITIAGQVIDGETKESLPFVTVAVKDEATNTIITGTITDDDGRFEILDLKTGKYIVNIAYLGFETVERKIASGGLNPIFDLGKIELKPSAEALDEVTIEGKRATVNSALDKKSFGLTDNVAQSGGSVVDAMKTMPGVAFDQEGKVVLRGSDKVVVLIDGKQSSLTGFGNQKGLSNIPASNIERIEIINNPSAKYDANGFAGIVNIVYKKEKQTGLNGDVGLSFGLGALSKRKADTPTDYGSFSVNPKLIPSLNLNYRTKKMNYFLQSEFIIQEALPNNEFTTRNYDDGRNIISQVPENRRQFRSIVTGGLDWELSDNDAITFSGMFDREKHIDTSQVAFINLNTNARNRLYTWKEEEVTSFINVAANYKHNFPQAGHSLSANAQYTRGLEDESYFLNDSSEVRIGRDMTNIRAIEHTTSLSSDYTKALKAGKIEAGLKLRFRNLPVDYTINRGNQSIIYPDLGEFSIWKENLYALYGNYLLEKEHFDVEAGLRAEQTDVSYVLDPQNAYYPSNDRYDYFELFPSVRFTYKLNGKNKLSIFYNRRIDRPGEPELRIFPKYDDPELLKVGNPYLRPQTTNSFEVAHRYNWSSGSLFSAVYHREINDAYLRIFSIDNSNPQYDIVNRIYSNVDSSTNSGIELLFSQDISSFWKLTASANLYVNHIDAYQGMLLFPTERTFNIGTSDDEAGDFKISNSFNLPKELELQLTGLWYSPRNIPQGEELARSSIDLGLKKSIWDKKGEITLSASDLFNNFGLRQRITGEGFTALYENYYETQIIRLGMKYKF, from the coding sequence ATGAAAATTACCCTTACCACAATTCTACTTTTTCTAATAACTTTAGTAAATGCACAAGAAGCAATTACCATTGCAGGGCAAGTTATAGATGGTGAAACCAAAGAATCCTTACCTTTTGTTACAGTTGCTGTTAAAGATGAAGCTACAAACACCATTATAACAGGAACCATAACTGATGATGATGGCCGTTTTGAAATACTGGATTTAAAAACAGGAAAATACATCGTAAATATTGCCTATTTAGGTTTTGAAACGGTAGAGCGAAAAATTGCTTCTGGCGGATTAAACCCCATTTTCGATTTAGGTAAAATAGAACTAAAACCTTCTGCAGAGGCTTTAGATGAAGTGACCATTGAAGGAAAACGGGCAACTGTAAATTCTGCGCTCGATAAAAAGTCTTTTGGTCTTACTGATAATGTGGCTCAATCCGGAGGTTCGGTAGTGGATGCCATGAAAACAATGCCAGGTGTTGCCTTCGACCAAGAAGGAAAAGTGGTGCTTCGTGGCAGTGATAAAGTGGTCGTGTTAATAGATGGCAAACAATCGAGTCTTACAGGTTTTGGTAATCAAAAAGGATTAAGCAATATTCCTGCCTCCAATATTGAACGTATTGAAATCATCAATAATCCATCCGCAAAATACGATGCTAATGGTTTTGCAGGTATTGTAAACATTGTTTACAAAAAAGAAAAGCAAACAGGCTTAAATGGTGATGTTGGTTTGTCTTTTGGTTTGGGTGCTTTATCCAAACGAAAAGCCGATACACCAACCGACTATGGGAGTTTTTCGGTCAATCCGAAACTTATTCCGAGCTTAAACTTGAATTATAGAACCAAAAAAATGAACTATTTTCTACAATCTGAATTTATCATTCAAGAAGCCTTACCAAATAACGAATTTACCACTAGAAATTATGACGATGGACGAAATATCATTTCACAAGTGCCTGAAAACAGAAGGCAATTTCGTTCTATTGTTACAGGGGGATTGGATTGGGAATTAAGCGATAATGATGCCATTACATTTTCTGGAATGTTTGATCGTGAAAAGCATATTGATACCTCGCAAGTTGCTTTTATTAATTTGAATACTAACGCTCGTAACCGGCTATATACTTGGAAAGAAGAAGAAGTTACCAGTTTTATAAATGTGGCTGCTAATTACAAACACAACTTTCCGCAAGCGGGTCATTCACTATCTGCAAACGCTCAATATACACGAGGTTTGGAAGATGAAAGTTACTTTTTAAATGATAGCTCAGAAGTACGTATTGGTAGAGATATGACCAATATTAGGGCTATCGAGCATACTACAAGTTTATCATCCGATTATACCAAAGCTTTAAAAGCGGGTAAAATTGAGGCAGGTTTAAAGTTACGATTTAGAAATCTGCCCGTAGATTATACGATCAACAGGGGCAACCAATCTATTATTTACCCTGATTTGGGCGAATTTTCCATATGGAAAGAAAATCTTTATGCGCTTTATGGAAATTACCTTTTAGAAAAAGAACATTTTGACGTTGAAGCAGGGTTACGTGCAGAACAAACCGATGTATCTTATGTACTTGACCCTCAAAATGCCTATTATCCAAGCAATGACAGGTATGATTATTTTGAATTATTTCCAAGTGTACGATTTACTTATAAATTAAATGGAAAAAATAAACTTTCGATATTTTATAACAGAAGAATAGACAGACCAGGCGAACCTGAATTGCGAATTTTTCCAAAGTATGATGACCCAGAGTTATTGAAGGTAGGAAATCCATATTTACGTCCGCAAACCACTAATAGCTTTGAAGTAGCCCATCGATACAATTGGAGTTCTGGCTCATTGTTTTCTGCGGTGTACCACCGAGAAATCAACGATGCTTATTTACGCATATTTAGCATAGACAATAGCAATCCACAATATGATATTGTAAACAGAATTTATTCTAATGTAGATAGTAGTACCAATTCAGGAATAGAGTTATTGTTTAGTCAGGATATTAGCAGTTTTTGGAAGCTGACAGCTAGCGCAAACCTTTACGTCAACCATATTGATGCTTATCAAGGGATGTTATTGTTTCCTACCGAACGTACATTTAATATTGGCACTTCAGATGATGAGGCAGGTGACTTTAAAATTTCGAATAGCTTTAACTTACCCAAGGAATTAGAGTTGCAGCTAACAGGTTTGTGGTACAGTCCTCGAAATATTCCACAAGGTGAAGAGCTAGCGCGTTCATCAATAGATTTAGGGTTGAAAAAATCCATTTGGGATAAAAAGGGGGAAATCACATTATCTGCTAGTGACTTATTCAATAATTTTGGATTAAGACAGCGCATCACAGGAGAAGGGTTCACAGCGCTTTACGAGAACTATTATGAAACCCAAATTATCAGGTTGGGCATGAAATATAAATTTTAA
- a CDS encoding phosphatase PAP2 family protein yields the protein MKLKYALIVFLFVMIMPKSNAQQDSIATKIKKSKTFLKKSILPVSLIIGGTLISGSGFERNFQRDVRNAVGNDFAFGFDDYARYAPIAEMYIADALGVPSKNHWFDQTKNLTIAIIVSDFITFRLKQSTNKRRPNGGDDLQSFPSGHTSFAFTNAGVLYQEFKNSSPLLAYSGYALATTTGAFRVMNNAHWISDVIVSAGIGILVTELVYLFDPIIKWNPFKKVKGVTLIPQIDHSQYGFYLSKTF from the coding sequence ATGAAATTAAAATACGCTTTGATAGTTTTCTTGTTTGTAATGATAATGCCTAAATCTAATGCGCAACAAGACTCTATTGCAACCAAAATCAAGAAAAGTAAAACCTTTCTTAAAAAAAGTATTCTTCCAGTATCTTTAATTATTGGTGGTACACTAATAAGTGGTAGTGGTTTTGAGAGGAATTTTCAACGCGATGTTAGAAATGCCGTAGGAAACGATTTTGCATTTGGCTTTGATGATTATGCACGTTATGCACCGATTGCTGAGATGTACATAGCCGATGCTTTGGGTGTTCCCTCTAAAAATCACTGGTTCGACCAGACCAAAAACCTAACCATAGCCATAATAGTATCTGATTTTATAACGTTCAGATTAAAACAATCGACCAATAAACGAAGACCTAATGGCGGTGACGATTTACAATCATTTCCATCAGGACATACCTCTTTTGCATTCACCAATGCTGGTGTGTTATATCAAGAATTTAAGAATTCTTCACCTTTGTTAGCCTATAGTGGTTATGCCCTAGCTACAACTACTGGTGCTTTTAGGGTAATGAACAATGCGCATTGGATTAGTGATGTGATTGTAAGTGCTGGCATCGGAATTTTAGTCACCGAGTTGGTGTATCTTTTTGACCCTATTATAAAATGGAACCCGTTTAAAAAAGTAAAAGGCGTTACTCTTATTCCACAAATAGACCATAGCCAATATGGGTTTTATTTGAGTAAAACCTTTTAA
- a CDS encoding LTA synthase family protein: MSKLFPKRFALLKAYIGLFLILSFIVRLSFLIWNFSEVDKNLFTLGNTFIIGFLFDVATISFFAIPYIIYLLLFPKRFNGSVVDKVITYFGFSLGVLIVFFSFFGEFTFWDEFQRRYNFIAVDYLIYTYEVVKNINESYPLPILISTMLALVLASIFIVYKLGYFSKAFNSETTFKPKLIAALPWFTIVIISVFFITNKQADFSKNRYNNELAKSGIYSFFAAFRNNELPYNEFYKTIPKEQAFQTVKSSFSDSKNTFVNPREDAIYRSIVNSDSISRPLKPNVIFICIESLSGSFLKTFGGKSNITPVLDSLANNGLFFENFYATGTRTVRGMEAITLSIPPTPGRSIVKRKNNQGLFTIGEVFKQQGYERNFFYGGDGYFDNMNTYFGGNGFNIVDRGRGFLLDKSIATTRTNIEDDEVTFENAWGVCDMDIYNKVLKEADKAHETGRPFFDFVMTTSNHKPYTYPEGKIDIPSGAGRHGAVKYTDYAIGQFIKKAKQKPWFKNTVFVIMSDHCASSAGRWELDVQNYHIPALIFNLPNQQPEKVDKLASQIDLFPTLFSLLNWDYESNLFGKDILSMQPKDERAFIGNYRKLGYLKDHKVLVLDEQKNAHFYSWNPEDNSLTSIPSEEQFEQKSIAFYQVADDLYRSEGLKIKNE; this comes from the coding sequence ATGTCAAAACTATTTCCGAAGCGATTTGCTTTACTCAAAGCCTATATTGGTTTGTTTTTAATCTTATCGTTTATAGTAAGATTAAGTTTCTTGATTTGGAATTTTTCCGAAGTAGATAAAAACCTATTCACGTTAGGAAACACATTTATCATTGGTTTTTTATTTGATGTAGCTACAATTTCGTTTTTTGCAATTCCGTATATAATTTATCTATTGCTTTTTCCAAAACGTTTCAATGGTTCGGTAGTCGATAAAGTTATTACCTATTTTGGTTTTTCGTTAGGAGTGTTAATTGTTTTCTTTTCATTTTTTGGAGAATTTACATTTTGGGATGAGTTTCAAAGACGCTATAATTTTATTGCTGTAGATTATCTTATTTATACCTATGAAGTTGTAAAGAACATCAACGAGTCTTATCCGTTACCGATTTTAATTTCTACAATGTTGGCTTTGGTTCTGGCAAGTATATTTATTGTCTATAAATTAGGATATTTCAGTAAAGCTTTTAATAGTGAAACAACTTTTAAACCCAAATTGATTGCTGCGCTTCCTTGGTTTACGATTGTTATTATTAGCGTTTTTTTCATTACGAACAAACAAGCCGATTTCTCTAAAAATAGATATAATAATGAATTAGCTAAATCTGGAATTTATTCATTCTTTGCGGCCTTTAGAAATAACGAATTGCCTTATAATGAATTTTATAAAACCATTCCAAAAGAGCAAGCGTTCCAAACGGTTAAATCCAGTTTTTCAGATTCAAAAAACACGTTTGTAAATCCAAGAGAAGATGCTATTTACAGGTCAATTGTAAATTCAGATAGCATCTCAAGACCATTGAAACCTAACGTCATTTTTATTTGTATAGAAAGTTTAAGTGGTAGTTTTTTAAAGACTTTTGGAGGTAAAAGTAACATTACACCAGTATTGGATTCACTAGCCAATAATGGTCTGTTTTTCGAAAATTTTTATGCCACAGGAACACGAACTGTTAGGGGAATGGAAGCCATAACCTTATCCATTCCGCCAACTCCAGGTCGTAGCATTGTAAAGCGAAAAAATAATCAAGGCTTATTTACTATTGGAGAAGTGTTTAAACAACAAGGTTATGAGCGCAACTTCTTTTACGGAGGTGATGGGTATTTTGATAATATGAACACCTATTTTGGAGGTAATGGCTTTAATATCGTAGATAGGGGACGGGGTTTTTTATTGGATAAAAGCATTGCAACCACACGAACTAATATTGAAGATGACGAAGTGACTTTTGAAAATGCCTGGGGAGTTTGCGATATGGATATTTACAATAAAGTATTGAAAGAAGCAGACAAAGCTCACGAAACTGGAAGGCCATTTTTCGATTTCGTAATGACCACTTCTAACCATAAACCATATACCTATCCAGAAGGTAAAATTGATATTCCTTCTGGAGCAGGACGACATGGTGCGGTAAAATATACCGATTATGCTATTGGCCAATTTATTAAAAAGGCAAAGCAGAAACCTTGGTTTAAAAATACGGTGTTTGTTATCATGAGTGACCATTGTGCCAGTAGTGCTGGCCGATGGGAATTGGATGTGCAAAATTACCATATTCCAGCATTGATTTTCAATTTGCCAAATCAGCAACCCGAAAAAGTGGACAAATTGGCTTCTCAAATTGATTTGTTTCCTACGCTTTTCTCATTACTGAATTGGGATTATGAATCTAACCTTTTCGGAAAAGATATTCTATCCATGCAACCAAAAGATGAACGTGCATTTATAGGGAATTATAGAAAACTAGGTTATTTAAAGGATCATAAAGTTTTGGTTTTAGATGAACAGAAAAACGCTCATTTCTATTCTTGGAATCCTGAAGATAATAGTTTAACAAGTATTCCTTCCGAAGAACAATTTGAACAAAAGAGTATTGCTTTCTATCAGGTAGCTGACGATTTGTACAGAAGCGAGGGTTTAAAAATTAAGAATGAGTAA
- a CDS encoding HAMP domain-containing sensor histidine kinase, whose translation MRKKTKLIHKTSRTFLVTGLVLALLSTIVLYYYTKHQLENELEEVLYSTEARVESALRFESGVSSLPPVIEVMEVDVLKDKVLKDTVIYDPSQDEMELFRELSISKNIKGKNYQITIREMVVESEDFLFAIVVSNIIIFGLAFIFLFYFNIAKSLKLWNPFFKNLEQMKRFSLASKEPIELVESDVLEFSELKNEIETLTNKVKNDYENLKQFTEDVSHEMQTPLAIIQAKIDNLINEQEISNNQFEQVSSIQKDIQRLKQLNKRITTLTKIDNNQFVNIENVNLSELVNEKIENFREIQMANLSHVSGGALQVSMDAYLADILINNLISNAVKYTKNEDVISIITDQSTLVISNFGEHALAHPEKLFQRFYRESNGIKSTGLGLAIVKKICDVYGFKISYKFEEKLHVFSIDFSKS comes from the coding sequence ATGAGAAAAAAAACAAAGCTAATTCACAAAACGTCGAGAACCTTTTTGGTTACTGGGCTTGTTTTGGCTTTATTGAGCACGATTGTCCTGTATTATTATACCAAACATCAGCTTGAAAACGAACTGGAGGAAGTATTGTATTCAACAGAGGCAAGGGTAGAAAGTGCCTTAAGGTTTGAAAGTGGTGTTAGCTCATTGCCGCCCGTTATAGAGGTTATGGAAGTTGATGTTCTAAAAGATAAGGTTTTAAAGGATACCGTTATCTATGACCCATCACAAGATGAAATGGAACTCTTTAGGGAACTTTCAATTTCTAAAAACATTAAAGGAAAAAATTATCAGATTACCATAAGAGAAATGGTTGTTGAATCTGAAGATTTTCTTTTTGCGATTGTAGTGTCAAATATCATTATATTTGGATTGGCTTTTATCTTTCTGTTTTACTTTAATATTGCAAAAAGCCTGAAATTATGGAATCCGTTTTTTAAGAATTTGGAACAAATGAAGCGCTTCTCATTAGCTTCAAAAGAGCCTATTGAGCTTGTGGAGAGTGATGTGTTAGAGTTTTCAGAATTAAAAAATGAAATAGAAACATTAACAAATAAAGTAAAAAACGATTACGAAAACCTTAAACAATTTACAGAAGACGTTTCCCATGAAATGCAAACACCTTTAGCAATCATACAAGCAAAAATAGATAACCTTATTAATGAACAAGAAATTAGCAATAATCAATTTGAACAAGTAAGCTCTATTCAAAAGGATATTCAACGTTTAAAGCAGTTAAACAAGCGTATTACTACATTAACTAAAATAGATAATAACCAATTTGTAAATATCGAAAACGTAAATCTCTCAGAGCTCGTAAACGAAAAAATAGAAAACTTTAGGGAGATTCAAATGGCGAATTTGTCCCATGTTTCAGGAGGGGCACTACAAGTGTCAATGGATGCCTATCTTGCAGATATTTTGATAAACAACTTAATTTCCAATGCCGTTAAATACACTAAAAATGAAGATGTCATTTCCATTATTACAGATCAATCGACTTTGGTTATTTCCAATTTTGGTGAGCACGCTTTAGCCCATCCCGAAAAATTGTTTCAACGTTTTTACAGAGAATCCAATGGCATAAAATCCACAGGATTAGGACTCGCAATCGTTAAGAAAATTTGTGACGTATACGGATTTAAGATTTCATATAAATTTGAAGAAAAGCTTCATGTTTTTTCAATAGATTTTTCAAAAAGTTAG
- a CDS encoding PepSY-like domain-containing protein has product MKTFKVLLGAFLVTILFAFASGGDKAPQKVKNAFAKKFPAAKKVKWEKENATEWEAEFKINKVKYCANFFEDGTWTETEHEIDEKDIPQNVKATLTSSFPGYEMEEAEISETHDGSIYEFEIEKGEAEMEVAIDKNGKIVNQEVKKEDKD; this is encoded by the coding sequence ATGAAGACATTTAAGGTATTATTAGGAGCTTTTTTGGTAACAATACTATTTGCCTTTGCTTCGGGAGGAGATAAAGCACCGCAAAAAGTAAAAAACGCTTTTGCGAAGAAATTTCCAGCGGCGAAAAAAGTAAAATGGGAAAAAGAAAATGCTACAGAATGGGAAGCTGAATTTAAAATAAACAAGGTGAAATATTGTGCTAACTTTTTTGAAGATGGCACTTGGACCGAAACAGAGCATGAGATCGATGAAAAAGACATCCCTCAAAATGTTAAAGCTACATTAACATCATCATTCCCTGGATATGAAATGGAAGAAGCAGAAATCTCTGAAACCCATGATGGATCGATATATGAATTTGAAATTGAAAAAGGAGAGGCCGAGATGGAAGTAGCTATAGATAAGAACGGCAAAATTGTAAATCAAGAAGTAAAAAAGGAAGATAAAGATTAG
- a CDS encoding TonB-dependent receptor: MSKKELLNFLCISFFLWTHYLTSQTLQEKQFLTEVLKTLEVRYNCNFSYANDDIKTIKIVPPSNQLSLKDALNYLIKQTDLSFNVLGNGLITIVKPDAELYSICGTILDSQTGLPIESVRIAINSKFTVSDKNGFFRVKDVKLADTLKFYRMSYKDDFLTINKNTNRNCLNIVLVPDVEELNEVIVSNFITKGINKTSSGAININYNQFGILPGLIDTDALQTVQTIPGINSLDETVTNINIRGGSHDQNLITWNHIKMYQTGHFFSLISAFNPSITDRVKLFKNGSPAEYTDGVSGTIDIHSSNKVANKIKSTVSLNLIEGNVLFDVPIGKKASLQLSGRRSYSDIFNTITSENYFKNAFQNTEIFQNIEDVISERDNFKFYDIEAILNYNISQNDKLKISFITMDNDLSFFESAFINNEEVSKQSTSKQNNRAIGLWYQHRWNDKLQTKLQLYGLTYNLQAQNADILNVKQLVQENSIDETDVKITSNYVFNNHISVTAGYNFNESGIYNLEESNNPLFRIFSKDVLRKHALFTEGVFDWFDGKTIFKPGVRINYIQPLNEIIVEPRLSFNQEISENLLFNVLGEFKHQTTTQTVDFQNDFLGVENRRWIASNNKDIPIIKSKQLSTGFTYKNNNWLVDVDVYYKDVEGVVAQSQEFQNQYQFSKATGKYAGIGIDVFISKKINDLSLWGSYSYQDLNYEFETLRASKFPNNFNINHALNLGVSYNYQGFKIATGLQWRTGKAATNLVNGNEVVNNTINYEPANSSNLPYYFRWDASMTYDFTIRNSVNVSTGISLWNITDKRNIIDRYFEFTDVNFPSPVTQNALQFTPNALVRVKF; encoded by the coding sequence ATGAGTAAAAAAGAACTGCTTAATTTTTTATGTATTTCTTTTTTTTTATGGACTCATTACCTCACTTCACAAACGCTACAAGAGAAACAATTTCTTACTGAAGTTCTTAAAACATTAGAAGTACGATACAACTGTAACTTTTCATACGCTAATGACGATATTAAAACTATTAAAATCGTCCCACCTTCTAACCAGCTGTCGCTAAAAGATGCTTTAAACTACCTTATAAAACAGACGGATTTAAGTTTTAATGTACTTGGAAACGGACTCATTACCATTGTTAAACCAGATGCTGAACTATATAGTATTTGCGGTACTATTTTAGATAGCCAAACAGGACTTCCCATTGAGTCGGTGAGAATTGCTATTAATTCAAAATTTACTGTCAGTGATAAAAATGGTTTTTTCAGAGTAAAGGACGTTAAACTTGCTGATACGCTGAAGTTTTACCGTATGAGCTACAAAGATGATTTTCTTACAATTAATAAAAATACCAATAGGAACTGTTTGAATATTGTTTTGGTACCAGATGTAGAAGAATTGAATGAGGTCATTGTTTCCAATTTTATAACCAAGGGTATTAATAAAACCTCAAGTGGTGCTATCAACATTAACTATAATCAGTTTGGTATTCTACCAGGTCTTATTGATACAGACGCCTTACAGACTGTGCAAACCATACCAGGAATTAATAGTTTAGATGAAACGGTAACAAATATTAATATAAGAGGTGGGTCTCACGACCAGAACTTGATTACTTGGAACCATATTAAAATGTATCAGACTGGTCATTTTTTTAGCTTAATTTCTGCATTTAACCCGAGTATTACAGATAGGGTTAAGCTCTTTAAAAACGGAAGTCCAGCGGAATATACAGATGGTGTTTCGGGTACGATTGATATTCATAGTTCCAACAAAGTAGCAAACAAAATCAAATCTACAGTAAGTTTAAATCTAATAGAAGGCAATGTATTATTTGACGTTCCGATAGGCAAAAAGGCATCGTTACAACTTTCTGGAAGACGTTCTTATAGTGATATTTTTAATACTATTACCTCAGAGAATTATTTTAAGAATGCCTTTCAAAACACAGAAATTTTTCAAAACATTGAGGATGTCATTTCAGAAAGAGATAACTTTAAATTTTATGATATTGAAGCTATTTTAAACTACAACATTTCACAAAATGATAAACTTAAAATAAGCTTCATCACTATGGACAATGACCTTTCTTTTTTTGAAAGTGCATTTATTAATAATGAAGAAGTATCCAAACAGAGCACCTCTAAACAAAACAATAGAGCAATAGGCCTGTGGTATCAGCATCGTTGGAATGATAAGTTGCAGACCAAGTTACAGTTGTATGGTCTTACCTATAATTTACAAGCCCAAAATGCCGATATACTTAACGTTAAACAATTGGTTCAAGAAAATAGCATAGATGAAACAGACGTAAAGATTACTTCAAACTATGTATTTAATAATCATATATCCGTTACGGCAGGTTACAATTTTAACGAGTCAGGTATTTATAATTTAGAGGAATCCAACAATCCACTATTCAGAATTTTTTCTAAAGATGTATTGCGGAAACACGCCCTTTTTACAGAAGGTGTTTTTGATTGGTTTGATGGAAAGACCATATTTAAACCTGGTGTACGTATCAATTATATACAACCGCTTAATGAAATCATAGTAGAGCCAAGGTTGAGTTTCAATCAAGAAATTTCAGAAAATTTATTATTTAATGTTTTAGGCGAATTTAAACACCAAACCACAACGCAGACTGTGGATTTTCAGAATGATTTTCTTGGTGTAGAGAACAGACGTTGGATTGCATCCAACAATAAAGATATACCCATAATAAAAAGCAAACAACTTTCCACAGGTTTCACCTATAAAAATAATAATTGGTTAGTAGATGTTGATGTGTATTATAAGGATGTTGAAGGCGTGGTTGCCCAAAGTCAAGAATTTCAAAATCAATACCAATTTAGTAAAGCAACAGGCAAGTATGCTGGTATAGGTATAGATGTTTTTATTAGTAAAAAAATTAATGATTTGAGTCTTTGGGGTAGTTATTCCTACCAAGATTTAAACTATGAATTCGAAACACTTCGGGCATCCAAGTTTCCAAATAACTTCAACATCAACCACGCCTTAAACCTCGGTGTTTCCTATAATTATCAAGGCTTCAAAATAGCTACAGGTTTGCAATGGCGAACAGGAAAGGCAGCTACTAATCTAGTAAATGGGAATGAAGTCGTTAACAATACAATCAATTACGAACCGGCAAACTCAAGCAATTTACCGTATTATTTTAGGTGGGATGCTTCAATGACTTATGATTTTACAATAAGAAACTCTGTAAACGTTAGTACAGGAATATCTTTGTGGAATATTACCGATAAAAGAAATATTATCGATAGATATTTCGAGTTTACAGATGTTAATTTCCCTTCACCAGTAACACAAAACGCGTTACAATTTACACCAAATGCCCTTGTTAGAGTAAAGTTTTAG
- a CDS encoding FecR domain-containing protein — MNKEDLLIKWLDGELNDAELASFKQLPEYESYKKLYDNASYFKSPVISKEEQYANFKSILEKETSTFNYKTSIKYVLRIAAVLVIGFGLYFTVIKEDVVKVNTLVAQQITLDLPDSSEIIVNADSYIKYNEKDWDKKRALTLDGEAFFKVAKGRKFDVKTDLGTVSVLGTQFNVKQRGKLLEVQCFEGLVSVAFGTSNIKLPAGRTLRLANGNFSEGKTALLKPSWIDGKSTFTGVPYSEVIAEFERQFDVTIVLSNFDKDKIFTGSFTNDNKELALKSITQPFKLRYEVNGNQIRIFKYE, encoded by the coding sequence ATGAATAAAGAGGATTTACTGATAAAATGGCTTGACGGTGAGCTGAATGATGCTGAATTAGCATCGTTTAAGCAGCTTCCTGAGTATGAGTCGTATAAAAAATTATATGATAATGCGTCTTACTTTAAATCGCCAGTTATCAGTAAAGAAGAGCAATATGCTAACTTTAAATCAATATTGGAAAAAGAAACTTCAACATTTAATTATAAGACTTCGATAAAATACGTTTTACGTATTGCCGCTGTTCTCGTTATTGGCTTTGGCTTATATTTTACAGTAATAAAAGAAGATGTAGTTAAAGTAAATACATTGGTAGCACAACAAATTACTCTAGATTTACCAGACAGTTCCGAAATAATTGTAAATGCAGATTCTTACATAAAATACAACGAAAAAGATTGGGACAAAAAAAGAGCTCTTACACTCGATGGCGAAGCCTTCTTCAAAGTGGCCAAAGGTAGAAAGTTTGACGTGAAAACAGATTTAGGAACTGTTTCTGTATTAGGTACTCAATTTAATGTAAAACAAAGAGGCAAGCTGTTGGAAGTGCAATGTTTTGAGGGATTGGTAAGCGTAGCCTTTGGCACATCAAACATTAAATTGCCAGCTGGTCGCACGTTACGGCTTGCAAATGGTAATTTTTCAGAAGGCAAAACAGCATTGCTTAAACCTTCTTGGATAGACGGTAAAAGCACTTTTACCGGTGTTCCTTACAGTGAAGTTATTGCAGAGTTTGAAAGGCAATTTGATGTGACTATTGTTTTAAGTAACTTTGATAAGGACAAAATATTTACAGGAAGCTTTACCAACGACAATAAAGAGTTGGCTTTAAAATCCATTACGCAACCCTTTAAACTGCGCTATGAAGTGAACGGTAACCAAATAAGAATATTCAAATATGAGTAA